One window from the genome of Sandaracinaceae bacterium encodes:
- a CDS encoding NADH-quinone oxidoreductase subunit D, with the protein MEPYYEDLEDEGSLELPSEPMRLNMGPSHPAMHGTIRMVLDLDGETVMNVDIQPGYLHRGFEKSCERGTWSQVFPYADRLNYVSPMLNNVGFALAVEKLIGLEVPERCTYYRTVLGELARICDHLTCNGATAMELGAFTPFLWLVKVRDWIWDILEQETGARLTHSFGRIGGMAKPPTEQLADTVLAIFPEVEHAMLESEKLLMKNRIFLDRTQNVGKLSQERAIAMGCTGVVLRSTGVDYDVRKANPYMFYDRFDFDVPVGHDGDNYDRFVCRFEELRQSIKIIRQALEQMPTSGPVNSPDVRYVFPEKEDVYNSIEGTIAHFKLVMEGLKPPKGEVYSFTEGGNGELGFFIVSDGSGTPYRVRCRPPCWYNLAACKEMLTGDMIADIIPTFGSINMIGGECDR; encoded by the coding sequence ATGGAGCCGTACTACGAAGACCTCGAAGACGAGGGCAGCCTCGAGCTGCCGTCCGAGCCGATGCGGCTCAACATGGGCCCGTCGCACCCCGCGATGCACGGCACCATCCGCATGGTCCTCGACCTCGACGGCGAGACCGTGATGAACGTGGACATCCAGCCGGGCTACCTGCACCGCGGCTTCGAGAAGAGCTGCGAGCGGGGCACCTGGAGCCAGGTGTTCCCGTACGCCGATCGGCTCAACTACGTCTCGCCGATGCTCAACAACGTGGGCTTCGCGCTCGCGGTGGAGAAGCTCATCGGCCTCGAGGTGCCCGAGCGCTGCACCTACTACCGCACCGTGCTCGGAGAGCTGGCGCGCATCTGCGACCACCTCACCTGCAACGGCGCGACGGCGATGGAGCTGGGCGCGTTCACCCCGTTCCTCTGGCTCGTGAAGGTCCGCGACTGGATCTGGGACATCCTGGAGCAGGAGACCGGCGCGCGCCTCACGCACAGCTTCGGCCGCATCGGCGGCATGGCGAAGCCGCCCACCGAGCAGCTCGCGGACACCGTGCTCGCGATCTTCCCGGAGGTCGAGCACGCGATGCTCGAGAGCGAGAAGCTCCTGATGAAGAACCGGATCTTCCTCGACCGGACGCAGAACGTCGGGAAGCTCTCGCAGGAGCGCGCCATCGCGATGGGCTGCACGGGCGTCGTGCTCCGCTCGACCGGCGTCGACTACGACGTCCGCAAGGCCAACCCGTACATGTTCTACGACCGGTTCGACTTCGACGTCCCGGTCGGCCACGACGGCGACAACTACGATCGCTTCGTCTGCCGCTTCGAGGAGCTCCGCCAGTCGATCAAGATCATCCGGCAGGCGCTCGAGCAGATGCCGACCTCGGGCCCGGTCAACTCGCCCGACGTCCGCTACGTCTTCCCCGAGAAGGAGGACGTCTACAACTCGATCGAGGGCACCATCGCGCACTTCAAGCTCGTGATGGAGGGCCTCAAGCCGCCGAAGGGGGAGGTCTACAGCTTCACCGAGGGCGGCAACGGCGAGCTCGGCTTCTTCATCGTCTCCGACGGCTCGGGCACGCCCTACCGCGTCCGCTGCCGCCCGCCGTGCTGGTACAACCTCGCGGCCTGCAAGGAGATGCTGACCGGCGACATGATCGCCGACATCATCCCGACCTTCGGCTCCATCAACATGATCGGCGGGGAGTGCGACCGCTGA